In Vitis vinifera cultivar Pinot Noir 40024 chromosome 17, ASM3070453v1, one genomic interval encodes:
- the LOC100854601 gene encoding photosynthetic NDH subunit of subcomplex B 4, chloroplastic, with protein sequence MAEAIMGFTIMKPNFHNSYAQPTKMDISPCSRLLRQCSSSRFNNGWHQTESSKSKRASLCRVNALPDWPLMAVLVEHVEGQRDLITHKSIWHLNDETIKNVYTFYIMFTCWGCCFFGSTKDPYYDSEQYRKDGGDGTGHWVYEKQEDIEEAARAELWREELIEEIEQKVGGLRELEEAGRK encoded by the exons ATGGCTGAGGCAATCATGGGTTTCACCATAATGAAACCAAATTTCCATAATTCTTATGCCCAACCAACAAAAATGGACATCAGCCCATGTTCAAGATTG CTCAGGCAATGTTCCAGCTCTAGGTTTAACAATGGCTGGCATCAG ACTGAGAGCAGCAAGAGCAAAAGAGCCTCTCTATGTAGGGTGAATGCACTACCAGATTGGCCTTTGATGGCAGTTCTGGTTGAGCATGTTGAAGGCCAGAGAGACCTTATAACCCACAAATCCATATGGCATCTCAATGATGAGACCATTAAGAACGTCT ATACTTTTTACATTATGTTCACATGTTGGGGATGTTGTTTCTTTGGTTCCACAAAA GACCCATATTATGATTCAGAGCAGTATAGGAAAGATGGAGGAGATGGCACAGGGCATTGGGTCTACGAAAAG CAAGAAGACATAGAAGAAGCTGCGAGAGCAGAACTGTGGAGGGAGGAACTCATCGAGGAGATTGAGCAGAAGGTGGGAGGACTGCGAGAGTTGGAAGAAGCTGGGCGGAAATAA
- the LOC100246665 gene encoding 2-hydroxy-palmitic acid dioxygenase mpo1 has translation MGKMGLFDLERHFAFYGAYHSDPVNVFLHMLFVWPLFFTALVLFYFTPSFFILPQIGLLPSGFNHTFLLNFGFLFTLIYSLFYVLLDKKAGCLAALLCFSCWVGSSFLASYLGFSLAWKVVLASQLFCWTGQFIGHGVFEKRAPALLDNLAQAFIMAPFFVLLEALQTTIGYEPYPGFSKNVKEKIGADIKEWHDKKQKKIS, from the exons ATGGGAAAGATGGGATTGTTTGATCTTGAGAGGCACTTCGCCTTCTATGGTGCCTATCACAGCGACCCAGTTAACGTCTTTCTACATATGTTGTTTGTGTGGCCTCTCTTCTTCACGGCTCTTGTTCTCTTCTACTTCACGCCTTCTTTCTTCATTCTGCCCCAAATCGGGTTGCTCCCATCTGGGTTCAATCATAcctttcttttgaattttgggTTCCTATTTACTttgatttattctttgttttatgTGTTGTTGGATAAGAAAGCTGGGTGTTTGGCTGCTTTACTCTGCTTCAGTTGTTGGGTTGGAAGTAGTTTTCTTGCTAGTTATCTTGGGTTTTCTCTGGCCTGGAAG GTTGTTCTGGCGTCTCAGTTGTTCTGTTGGACAGGACAGTTCATAGGCCATGGTGTGTTTGAG AAACGAGCACCAGCTCTTTTGGACAACCTTGCTCAAGCCTTTATAATGGCTCCTTTCTTTGTATTACTTGAG GCTCTTCAAACCACCATTGGATACGAACCATATCCCGGATTCTctaaaaatgtgaaagaaaagatTGGAGCTGATATCAAGGAATGGCACgacaagaaacaaaagaaaatttcttag
- the LOC104882308 gene encoding pentatricopeptide repeat-containing protein At4g21065 — protein sequence MTVNYLNSLKSLVTAAPCCYQCIAKFSLVSLPFSKLYPTTLSENEGFDSREERVMSVFKQCESMKHLEQLHAHVIQTGLEQNLFVMGKIIVFCAVSECGSMDYALRVFGKIENPDGFLWNTMIRGLGRTRQPEKAFEFYKRMQVKGEVLDNFTYSFLVKVCGQLGSDLLGKQIHCNVLKHGLEEHVFVRNTLVHMYGMFKDIEAATHLFEEMPKSYLVAWNTIIDCNVYCGRYKEAIELFFRMLQSGLKPDDATFVVTLSACAALGELDIGRRVHSCIDHTGLGNVVSVSNSLIDMYAKCGVVEAAYEIFNKMKGRNIVSWNTMILGLAMHGHGDEALELFSKMLEEKLATPNEVTFLGVLCACSHGGMVEEGRRYFDIMRRDYNIQPTIKHYGSMVDILGRAGLVEEAYRLIKSMPIESNSIVWRTLLAACRVHGNLELAEQVRQQLLELEPDHSSDYVLLANMYASAGQWNKVVRVRKSMHIRGVQKPKPGNSYIGFQPSMRLEMESTEASCVH from the coding sequence ATGACGGTTAACTACCTTAACTCTCTAAAATCATTGGTGACTGCAGCTCCTTGTTGCTACCAATGTATTGCAAAATTTTCACTTGTTTCATTGCCTTTCTCAAAGCTTTATCCCACAACTTTAAGCGAAAATGAGGGTTTTGATTCGAGGGAGGAGAGGGTTATGTCTGTTTTCAAGCAGTGTGAAAGCATGAAACATTTGGAACAGCTTCATGCCCATGTCATCCAAACTGGGTTAGAGCAGAACCTGTTTGTAATGGGAAAAATTATTGTCTTTTGCGCTGTTTCTGAGTGTGGAAGCATGGATTATGCCTTGAGggtttttggaaaaattgaaaacccaGATGGGTTTCTTTGGAACACCATGATTAGGGGTTTAGGGAGGACAAGGCAACCGGAAAAGGCTTTTGAATTCTACAAGAGAATGCAGGTGAAAGGAGAGGTGTTGGACAATTTCACATACTCTTTCTTGGTGAAGGTTTGTGGGCAGTTGGGATCAGATCTGTTGGGGAAGCAGATCCACTGTAATGTACTGAAGCATGGACTTGAAGAACATGTCTTTGTGAGGAACACTCTCGTTCACATGTACGGCATGTTTAAAGACATCGAAGCTGCAACCCACTTGTTTGAAGAAATGCCCAAATCATACTTAGTAGCTTGGAACACTATCATTGACTGCAATGTCTATTGTGGACGCTACAAAGAAGCTATTGAGCTGTTCTTTCGAATGCTGCAAAGTGGCCTCAAACCTGATGACGCCACGTTTGTTGTGACCCTTTCAGCCTGTGCTGCGTTGGGTGAACTGGATATTGGGAGGCGGGTCCATTCTTGTATTGATCACACTGGCCTTGGCAATGTTGTTTCTGTCTCTAATTCACTGATTGACATGTATGCAAAGTGTGGAGTAGTTGAAGCAGCATACGAGATATTTAATAAGATGAAGGGGAGGAACATAGTGTCATGGAATACGATGATTCTTGGGTTGGCAATGCATGGCCATGGGGATGAGGCGTTGGAACTCTTCTCAAAAATGTTGGAAGAAAAGCTTGCAACACCTAATGAAGTTACTTTCTTGGGAGTTCTATGTGCCTGTAGCCACGGAGGAATGGTTGAAGAAGGAAGaagatattttgatattatgaGGAGAGACTACAACATCCAACCCACAATAAAGCACTATGGAAGCATGGTGGATATTCTGGGCCGAGCTGGGCTTGTGGAGGAGGCTTACCGATTGATAAAGAGCATGCCCATAGAGAGCAATTCCATTGTATGGAGGACATTGTTGGCTGCGTGTCGGGTGCATGGAAATCTTGAACTTGCAGAGCAAGTGAGACAGCAACTTTTGGAGTTAGAACCAGATCACAGCAGTGATTACGTCCTTCTCGCAAACATGTATGCAAGCGCAGGGCAATGGAACAAAGTGGTGAGAGTGAGAAAATCAATGCATATCAGGGGAGTTCAGAAACCAAAGCCTGGTAATAGCTACATTGGCTTTCAACCTAGTATGAGGTTAGAGATGGAGTCAACTGAAGCTTCCTGTGTCCATTGA
- the LOC100251801 gene encoding NAC domain-containing protein 100 isoform X2, translating to MENIAGLSVEDDQMILPPGFRFHPTDEELITHYLSKKVIDSNFSARAIGQVNLNNSEPWELPGKAKMGEKEWYFFCVRDRKYPTGLRTNRATEAGYWKATGKDKEIFRGKSLVGMKKTLVFYAGRAPKGEKTNWVMHEYRLEGKFSLHNLPQTAKNEWVICRVFQKSSGGKKTHISGIGRLSSYGNELNPSVLPPLMDASAAYNPRTRPATSQSPHVPCFSNPIDVPRNQEDIFDCFNNPLLAISSNPSDIFQRFHLPNPFYSSHAATIPGTLQYPTSFLMQDQPSLRALLENHGSNMRQSQKLEREMISVSQETGLSTDINTEISSVVSNLELGKRPFEDQHVPSTSVGPVDLDPLWNY from the exons ATGGAAAACATTGCTGGACTTAGTGTGGAAGATGATCAGATGATTTTGCCTCCGGGATTTCGATTTCATCCCACGGATGAGGAGCTTATCACTCACTATTTATCCAAAAAGGTTATTGATTCCAACTTCAGTGCTAGAGCTATTGGACAGGTGAATTTGAACAACTCCGAGCCTTGGGAGTTGCCTG GGAAAGCGAAAATGGGAGAAAAGGAGTGGTACTTTTTCTGTGTCAGAGACAGGAAATACCCTACTGGTCTGAGGACAAACAGGGCTACTGAGGCTGGCTACTGGAAAGCCACAGGGAAGGACAAGGAGATTTTCAGAGGAAAATCTCTGGTCGGAATGAAGAAAACCCTGGTCTTCTACGCGGGGAGGGCTCCAAAGGGAGAGAAAACCAATTGGGTGATGCACGAATACAGATTGGAGGGTAAATTCTCTCTCCATAACCTCCCTCAAACAGCAAAG AATGAATGGGTGATTTGCAGGGTATTCCAAAAGAGTTCCGGTGGGAAGAAAACCCATATTTCAGGGATAGGGAGATTAAGCTCTTATGGAAATGAATTGAATCCTTCTGTTCTGCCACCGCTAATGGATGCTTCGGCAGCTTACAACCCCAGGACCAGACCTGCCACTTCGCAATCACCTCACGTGCCCTGCTTCTCCAACCCCATCGATGTTCCCAGAAACCAAGAAGACATATTCGACTGCTTCAACAATCCTCTCCTTGCCATTTCCTCCAACCCTTCTGACATTTTCCAAAGATTCCACCTCCCAAACCCCTTTTACTCATCTCATGCTGCCACAATTCCAGGAACTCTGCAataccccacttccttcctaatGCAAGACCAGCCAAGCCTAAGGGCTTTACTGGAGAACCATGGATCAAACATGAGGCAGAGCCAGAAACTAGAGAGGGAGATGATCAGCGTCTCCCAGGAGACTGGCTTGAGCACTGATATCAACACTGAGATCTCCTCCGTGGTGTCCAATCTGGAATTGGGGAAGAGACCATTCGAAGATCAACACGTCCCATCTACTTCAGTCGGACCTGTTGACCTTGATCCCCTTTGGAACTACTGA
- the LOC100251801 gene encoding NAC domain-containing protein 100 isoform X1, protein MENIAGLSVEDDQMILPPGFRFHPTDEELITHYLSKKVIDSNFSARAIGQVNLNNSEPWELPGKAKMGEKEWYFFCVRDRKYPTGLRTNRATEAGYWKATGKDKEIFRGKSLVGMKKTLVFYAGRAPKGEKTNWVMHEYRLEGKFSLHNLPQTAKVFLFPLRFPLFFSVFCYACCLMDFLLFYFLLQNEWVICRVFQKSSGGKKTHISGIGRLSSYGNELNPSVLPPLMDASAAYNPRTRPATSQSPHVPCFSNPIDVPRNQEDIFDCFNNPLLAISSNPSDIFQRFHLPNPFYSSHAATIPGTLQYPTSFLMQDQPSLRALLENHGSNMRQSQKLEREMISVSQETGLSTDINTEISSVVSNLELGKRPFEDQHVPSTSVGPVDLDPLWNY, encoded by the exons ATGGAAAACATTGCTGGACTTAGTGTGGAAGATGATCAGATGATTTTGCCTCCGGGATTTCGATTTCATCCCACGGATGAGGAGCTTATCACTCACTATTTATCCAAAAAGGTTATTGATTCCAACTTCAGTGCTAGAGCTATTGGACAGGTGAATTTGAACAACTCCGAGCCTTGGGAGTTGCCTG GGAAAGCGAAAATGGGAGAAAAGGAGTGGTACTTTTTCTGTGTCAGAGACAGGAAATACCCTACTGGTCTGAGGACAAACAGGGCTACTGAGGCTGGCTACTGGAAAGCCACAGGGAAGGACAAGGAGATTTTCAGAGGAAAATCTCTGGTCGGAATGAAGAAAACCCTGGTCTTCTACGCGGGGAGGGCTCCAAAGGGAGAGAAAACCAATTGGGTGATGCACGAATACAGATTGGAGGGTAAATTCTCTCTCCATAACCTCCCTCAAACAGCAAAGGTATTCCTTTTTCCACTCAGATTTCCCctgtttttctctgttttttgcTATGCCTGTTGTCTAATggactttcttttattttattttttattgcagAATGAATGGGTGATTTGCAGGGTATTCCAAAAGAGTTCCGGTGGGAAGAAAACCCATATTTCAGGGATAGGGAGATTAAGCTCTTATGGAAATGAATTGAATCCTTCTGTTCTGCCACCGCTAATGGATGCTTCGGCAGCTTACAACCCCAGGACCAGACCTGCCACTTCGCAATCACCTCACGTGCCCTGCTTCTCCAACCCCATCGATGTTCCCAGAAACCAAGAAGACATATTCGACTGCTTCAACAATCCTCTCCTTGCCATTTCCTCCAACCCTTCTGACATTTTCCAAAGATTCCACCTCCCAAACCCCTTTTACTCATCTCATGCTGCCACAATTCCAGGAACTCTGCAataccccacttccttcctaatGCAAGACCAGCCAAGCCTAAGGGCTTTACTGGAGAACCATGGATCAAACATGAGGCAGAGCCAGAAACTAGAGAGGGAGATGATCAGCGTCTCCCAGGAGACTGGCTTGAGCACTGATATCAACACTGAGATCTCCTCCGTGGTGTCCAATCTGGAATTGGGGAAGAGACCATTCGAAGATCAACACGTCCCATCTACTTCAGTCGGACCTGTTGACCTTGATCCCCTTTGGAACTACTGA